The DNA sequence CTCGACGGTCCCGGCGGCGAGGGCGAACAGCGTGTCGTCCTTGCCGCGCCCGACGTTGACACCCGGGTGGGTGGCGGTGCCGCGCTGACGGATGAGGATCTCGCCGGCCTTGACCGACTGGCCGCCGAAACGCTTCACACCCAGGTACTGGGCGTTGGAGTCGCGACCGTTACGGGAGCTGGACGCACCCTTCTTGTGTGCCATGACGCGGGCTCCTTACTTGCCGATCGCGGTGACCTGGACCTTCGTCAGGGGCTGACGGTGACCCTGACGCTTGTGGTACCCGGTCTTGTTCTTGAACTTGTGGATCCGGATCTTCGGACCCTTGGTGTGCTCGACGACGGTGGCCGTCACCGCGGAGGTGAGGCCGCTGGCGTCGGTGGTCACCTGGTCGCCGTCGACGAG is a window from the Pseudonocardia sp. HH130629-09 genome containing:
- the rpmA gene encoding 50S ribosomal protein L27 — its product is MAHKKGASSSRNGRDSNAQYLGVKRFGGQSVKAGEILIRQRGTATHPGVNVGRGKDDTLFALAAGTVEFGSKRGRKTVNIVPAEV
- the rplU gene encoding 50S ribosomal protein L21; the protein is MYAIVKTGGKQYKVAVDDVVTVEKLDGEPGAEIILPAVLLVDGDQVTTDASGLTSAVTATVVEHTKGPKIRIHKFKNKTGYHKRQGHRQPLTKVQVTAIGK